The genomic segment TATCCGGTAAACTACTCCAAACAAATGTTCCTGATACTACTGATAGACCCTGCTAGCTCACAGGGCTAGTCTGATACTACTGATAGACCCTGCTAGCTGACAGGACTAGTCTGATACTACTGATAGACCCTGCTAGCTCACAGGGCTAGTCTGATACTACTGATAGATCCTGCTAGCTCACAGGGCTAGTCTGATACTACTGATAGACCCTGCTAGCTGACAGGACTAGTCTGATACTACTGATAGACCCTGCTAGCTCACAGGACTAGTCTGATACTACTGATAGACCCTGCTAGCTCACAGGGCTAGTCTGATACTACTGATAGACCATGCTAGCTCACAGGGCTAGTCTGATACTACTGATAGACCCTGCTAGCTGACAGGGCTAGTCTGATACTACTGATAGACCATGCTAGCTCACAGGGCTAGTCTGATACTACTGATAGACCATGCTAGCTCACAGGGCTAGTCTGATACTACTGATAGACCCTGCTAGCTCACAGGGCTAGTCTGATACTACTGATAGATCCTGCTAACTCACAGGGCTAGTCTGATACTACTGATAGACCCTGCTAGTTCACAGGGCTAATCTGATACTACTGATAGATCCTGCTAACTCACAGGGCTAGTCTGATACTACTGATAGACCCTGCTAGCTCACAGGACTAGCCTGATACTACTGATAGACCTGCTAGCTCACAGGACTAGCCTGATACTACTGATAGATCCTGCTAGCTCACAGGGCTAGTCTGATACTACTGATAGACCTGCTAGCTCACAGGACTAGCCTGATACTACTGATAGACCCTGCTAGCTCACAGGACTAGCCTGATACTGCTGATGGACCCTGCTAGCTCACAGGACTAGCCTGATACTACTGGCCCAGCGTAGTCtgagtttggccggtgtaggacatcattgtaaataagaatttgttcttaactgacttgcctaattaaataaaggttaaataaaataaacagttaatcaaatggcttcccggactatttgcattgacccccttttgtATGCTGCTGCtagtctctgtttattatctatgcatagtcactttacctcgacctacatgtacatattaccctgATATCCAACAGGCTTGTCTGCAGAAAGGACAACTGAAGAGAGATATGTTGCACGTGAGGGAAACAACTCCGTGTCTAGGCCTTCTGAAGTTTCTGTCCTCCCAAACCTAGACTCTGGTCCACCAACTGTCTTTGCCAGTCAAAAGGATCCAGGGTCAAAGAGAAACATCACAGGTAGTGCTAACTTTTCATATCTGCTGTTTACGTTTTAATAATGAATGAGTTTGTGACAGAGTTTGTGTTATTCTGTGGAAATAGGTTGTAAGGCGATTAACCTTGACCAGACCGTCTCCACACTATGGCCAAAATAGCTGAATTCATACTGTGTCCATTTTCTAATACACTTttgaaataaaaaacattttcagTCCGTTTAGGTGTGCATGTGGCACTCTTCGGTCCAAGAGAATTTATTGTCCCTGAGTTACTTCTTGCCCTATACAAAGAGGTTAGTTCTGTTTACACAAATGACCAAACTTTATGCGATcatactgatactgatactgtaAAACAAAAAATTGTTAATAACAATAATGGTAATTGTAAAATACCCCAAAACATCCCAATGATGATAATCTGAATGTCAACAGTATAAATCTCAAACAAAGTGAAACTGCCTGCTGTCAACCATTAATCAGCAAGTCTAAAGTTCAATGACTGAGCAGTTTATGTTAGCTTTGGGCAGTCACTCAGGTTTATCATTCATTTATTGTAAAAGGGTCAACTATTGTGGCACTTGTATATTTTATGGCTTGACACTTAAAAGAGCCATATAAGCTCTTGTAAAGAAAGCCATAATCAATAAATTACTAATGTTATCAGAGATTGTGGCTAGTTACAAGGTTTAGGATTCAGTTAGGGTTATTCACACTGAAAAGGCACACAATTGATTAAGAAACACAATGTAGCAAGCAAGCAAAAAAACTAATACTCAGAGTGCATTAAAAACAAAGTAACAGCAGGACACACTATGGATTAACTAGGGATTAATGATACTGTAATAGCATAGGCATAGTCAACTGTGTTTGTATATTCAAGTTGTGTTCATAAGTAACTTCATGATCTCTCTGTTCTTTTTGAGAAGCCAGTTCTCTACAGTcttggagagaacagaggggtgcTTTCCCTGCGAATACTGGGAATAAGAAAGAGTGACCTCTGACCACTGTGATTGCATCACATCGTGGACTCTTCTGAACCTCTCCACCTGAAAATGCAGACCTCCTTCAATTCTTTATTCTCTGTTGTCTTCTTGTTTATTTATAGTCTATCTCTGTAGTGCTGTCAAGATTACTCTCAAATTGGTTTCTTTGCCTGTTATATcagatgtattaaaaattaaCTTCATTATGATGAAACATTTTACGGTATATTTGTTGGCTCAAAAAACAAGACAATCCCGCCCATAAGACTGGCTAACCAATAGCAATAGGCATAGGGTCTTTAATCCCACCCTTTCTTCCGGTGCCTCTTTCCTTAAGCGCTTTGGAAGTTTCTTATGTACACATTTTATGTTTGTGCATGGAGCTCCCAAGTACAATAGTCCGTGTAAATAAAACGTATCTTTTGACATTTTTTAAACTCTTTGGAGCGTGGTCTGAGCGGTGTGCGTTGTCTTGTAGCTAAATACTAAAGAGCAAAGAGGGCGATTTACTATGGCTTGTCCGATCTATCCAAAGGACACACCGCAGCCCACAGAGGACATCGAATTTCAGCAAGTACTGCGTCAAATTGGAGGTAAAGAGAATATATACTTAGTAAGTGATACCGTCAAATCGGATGAGGAGGACGAAGCCAGTGGGATATTAAAGGAGTTCATTCAGGACATGTTTCATAGCGGGCGCACTGAAAACCTTGGCACGAGCCATACCAACAACACTAACGGTCAGATTTATTCCTCTCCAAATAGTCAAGGGGATACTACAAGCGAAAATAATGGGACATGCGAAACAGTAAACAACTGCAAGATTTTGCCTCAAGCCCAGGGGAACGAAATACCTCTGTCAACGAGGCCAAAGGATTTAGTATTGAGTGCCAAGTCTATGGGAGAGGATAAAGGACCACCGAGGCTCAATGGGAACGTCCAAAAGACCAAAACCTCAAGCATGAACAGTTGTAGAGGAAAGCGAATAATAGACTATCCTATTATAATATTCATATTTAGACAGGAGTTTTTCAGTGGCAGTGCAAACGCAATTTGCCTGAAAGAAATTCTGAAGGATGTTAGGTCACGTGCGAAACGTGGCGGTGTCCGCCCAGCACTAGTCGGGTTAATACGCTCAACAGGTGAGAGCAACGAGACGCGTGAATCAGTGGGATTTCTGGAGGGCCTGCTTCGTTCAGTGTTTCGGAAACATCCACCAGAAGCCATCTGGGCAGGGCATTTCATTCCCAAGACAGAGGATAGGATGCTGTCCATCAAGAAATACGCCTGCAAAGCCATCTATTCGGCCCAATCCTCAGGTGAAATACACATTTTCAGATGTTTGTTGTTTGTAAACCATGGGCAGTTATTTTATGCACCGTTTCATAGGCCTTATGAATTGTTTGTACTTTTATCATTTTTATAATCTTAACAAATGTTTGGCagtagggcggcagggtagcctagtggttaagagctttggactagtaaccagaaggtttcaagttcaaacccccgagctgacaaggtacaaatctgtcgttctgcccctgaacaggcagttaacccaccggctgtcaatgaaaataataatttgttcttaactgacttgcctagttaaataaaggtacaatttcaaaaatatatatataccctaTTTAGGTCAGTTCATGACACACAGAAGACTGGGGACATTTTTCATGCATTCGATATTCTCACAGGCTAGCTGACTTCAGAACAAAATAAACATTCATTAAGCAATCTGCCCCATAGATTTGCTGCCAAATCTTCATGCTCATTATTGCCTTTGCAGATAATTCTGAGGAAAGAGGGAACATGTTTTTAAGGCCATTCCAATGTTTGCCTTGGCCTAGAAGACACAACAGCCAGGCCAACAACACTTCAGCAAACAGGCAAAGAGGTATAACAGATGTTGTCTCTCTTCCCATTCCACTTTCCATGTACGTCCTTGGTGGTAAATAGGGTAGATAACagttcaatgttgttgtttttcaggTGACGCTGCTAGTGCAGAGGAAGGGATCCCTCTGAAGACTGGTGTTTTGTCCGCTGGACCCCAGGCAGAGTCCGACTGTGGTGTAACCAAAAAAGACAGTCATGATGACACTCGTGGGTCATGATTTCCCCATGTCCAACTGTGGACAATACTCAAACGTTGGTCTCAAGGAACATTGGTGTCTGTACAAGTCTGCAGTTAAGTTACATGTCTGGCACATTGGCCTTACAATCGGTCAGAGAAGAGTTGATACATTAGCCTGTGATTATGAACAATTTGAATTTAGCGATAACTCAAGTTACGCAACTTAATACATTTAGTGTACATGCGTATCTTGTGAGGTTACTCTGTTACATAACCATCCATGTATGTTGTCACTTTAAATAAATGTCATGTAATATCTGCTTTTGTTGTTACAAAGAGCTCATCTTGAATTgtaaaacaacaatgcaaaaatgTGTGACCAACAAACACTATGACCATTTACTTCATTCTGTTCGGTAAGTGTGATGTGATGCTGTTTTCAAATGAAACACAATACCTTGCTCTTGTTAAAGCTTTTAGAATGTATTCGTTTATTTGTGATTTTCTTTTGCTTGACTTCAATTAACATTCAGCAACTAGTGAGTTttgagtgtttaaaaaaaaactatatagATTTAATAGGCGCAATGAGAAAGAGTTAGAAACGATTAGAAAGTCCAAAATGTGTGCCTTAGAAATTCAGTCGACACAAAAAGAAATGTTGGGTAAAAAAACAACCCAGCCCTGGATATAAAAAACAACCCAGCCCTGGATATAAAAAACAACCCAGACCTTGATAAACAAAACAACCCAGCTCTGTGTAAAAAACAACCCAGCCCTGGATAAAAAACAAACCAGCCCTGGGTATAAAAACAACCCAGCCCTGTGTAAACAACAACCCAGCCCTGGatataaaaaacaacaacccaGCCCTGGATATAAAAAACAACAGCCCAGCCCTGgatataaaaaaacaacaacccagCCCTGGatataaaaaacaacaacccaGCCCTGGGtataaaaaacaacaacccaGCCCTGGatataaaaaacaacaacccaGCCCTGGatataaaaaacaacaacccaGCCCTGGatataaaaaacaacaacccaGCCCTGGatataaaaaacaacaaccaaGCCCTGgatataaaaaaacaacaacccagCCCTGGATATAAATAAAAACAACCCAGCCCTGGGTATGAAACAACAACCCAGCCttgtgtaaaaaaacaacaacccagCCCTGTGTAAAAAACAAAAACCCCGCCctgtgtaaaaaaaacaacaacaacaacccagccctgggtaaaaaaacaacaacaacccaGCCCTGGGtataaaaaacaacaacccaGCCCTGGATATAAAACAACAACCCAGCCCTGGGtataaaaaacaacaacccagcactgggtaaaaaaacaacaacccagccctgggtaaaaaaacaacaacccagCCCTGGGTAAATAATGGACAGAACAAACGTTGAGTTATAtttgacccagccagttgggACACTTAGTTGGGTTATTGAGCTATGATCCACCgggtcagatcagaagactggagaTGTGGCTTAGTAGGTCAagtggctttcagatagtta from the Oncorhynchus kisutch isolate 150728-3 linkage group LG4, Okis_V2, whole genome shotgun sequence genome contains:
- the LOC109889028 gene encoding uncharacterized protein LOC109889028 encodes the protein MACPIYPKDTPQPTEDIEFQQVLRQIGGKENIYLVSDTVKSDEEDEASGILKEFIQDMFHSGRTENLGTSHTNNTNGQIYSSPNSQGDTTSENNGTCETVNNCKILPQAQGNEIPLSTRPKDLVLSAKSMGEDKGPPRLNGNVQKTKTSSMNSCRGKRIIDYPIIIFIFRQEFFSGSANAICLKEILKDVRSRAKRGGVRPALVGLIRSTGESNETRESVGFLEGLLRSVFRKHPPEAIWAGHFIPKTEDRMLSIKKYACKAIYSAQSSDNSEERGNMFLRPFQCLPWPRRHNSQANNTSANRQRGDAASAEEGIPLKTGVLSAGPQAESDCGVTKKDSHDDTRGS